A genomic segment from Synchiropus splendidus isolate RoL2022-P1 chromosome 18, RoL_Sspl_1.0, whole genome shotgun sequence encodes:
- the zgc:113278 gene encoding translocating chain-associated membrane protein 1-like 1-like isoform X2, with the protein MGFRKKNKSPPVLSHEFVIQNHADMVSCLAMIILLGLMFEVTAKFAIMFITVQYNVTQVLDERHEPVNFYQYGPKDVATVFFYLLIAVILHALIQEYILDKMNRRLHLSKTKHSKFNESGQLAAFYFFSFAWGCSILTAEDFATSPTFLWEGYPHTHMVFQVKFFYICQIAYWLHALPELYFQKIRKEDIPRQLYYICLYVVHITGAYILNLHRLGLVLLVPHYLVELLFHASRLFYFSDENKQKGFTLWALLFVIARLLTLTVSVLTFGFGLPRTENQGFSLAEGNFNVLTIRMTCLAAICLTQAWMMWKFINFQLKKWREHSQNQASKKKTVSPKNKPHKRDPGKGGSSNGVVKSEDKTSPRARKPKTLVG; encoded by the exons ATGGGTTTCCGCAAGAAGAACAAGAGCCCGCCGGTGCTGAGCCACGAGTTTGTGATCCAGAACCACGCCGACATGGTGTCGTGTTTGGCTATGATCATCCTGTTGGGCCTGATGTTTGAG GTGACGGCAAAGTTCGCCATCATGTTCATCACCGTCCAATACAACGTCACGCAGGTTCTAG ATGAGAGGCACGAGCCGGTGAACTTCTACCAGTACGGCCCCAAAGATGTGGCCACCGTGTTTTTTTACCTGCTTATAGCCGTCATCCTTCACGCCTTGATACAAGAATATATTCTTGAT AAAATGAACCGCCGGTTACATCTGTCGAAAACCAAACACAGCAAGTTCAACGAGTCCGGCCAACTGGCGGCATTCTACTTTTTCTCCTTCGCCTGGGGATGCAGCATCCTGACAGCG GAGGACTTTGCAACGAGCCCGACCTTCTTATGGGAAGGTtatccacacactcacatggt ATTTCAGGTGAAGTTCTTTTACATTTGCCAAATCGCTTATTGGCTCCACGCACTTCCTGAgctgtattttcaaaaaatacGAAAG GAAGACATCCCTCGTCAACTTTACTACATTTGCCTTTACGTTGTTCACATCACTGGTGCCTACATCTTAAA TCTGCACCGCCTGGGTCTGGTGCTGCTGGTTCCTCACTACTTGGTGGAGCTTTTGTTCCACGCTTCCCGCCTCTTCTACTTCAGTGATGAGAACAAACAAAAGGG TTTCACTCTCTGGGCGCTGCTCTTCGTCATCGCTCGCCTACTCACCCTCACCGTGTCGGTTCTCACCTTCGGTTTTGGGCTACCCCGAACAGAAAACCAAGGCTTTTCTCTCGCAGAAGGCAACTTTAACGTACTTACCATAAG GATGACTTGCCTGGCTGCGATCTGCCTGACACAAGCTTGGATGATGTGGAAATTCATCAACTTCCAGTTGAAGAAATGGCGGGAACACAGCCAGAACCAAGCCTCGAAGAAAAAGACAGTCAGTCCAAAGAACAAGCCTCATAAAAGAGACCCAGGAAAGG GAGGTTCTTCCAATGGAGTTGTGAAATCCGAGGATAAAACATCGCCACGGGCAAGAAAACCTAAAACCCTCGTCGGGTGA
- the zgc:113278 gene encoding translocating chain-associated membrane protein 1-like 1-like isoform X1: protein MGFRKKNKSPPVLSHEFVIQNHADMVSCLAMIILLGLMFEVTAKFAIMFITVQYNVTQVLGEQKVRSTTSVVPQCLFPAVVLDERHEPVNFYQYGPKDVATVFFYLLIAVILHALIQEYILDKMNRRLHLSKTKHSKFNESGQLAAFYFFSFAWGCSILTAEDFATSPTFLWEGYPHTHMVFQVKFFYICQIAYWLHALPELYFQKIRKEDIPRQLYYICLYVVHITGAYILNLHRLGLVLLVPHYLVELLFHASRLFYFSDENKQKGFTLWALLFVIARLLTLTVSVLTFGFGLPRTENQGFSLAEGNFNVLTIRMTCLAAICLTQAWMMWKFINFQLKKWREHSQNQASKKKTVSPKNKPHKRDPGKGGSSNGVVKSEDKTSPRARKPKTLVG, encoded by the exons ATGGGTTTCCGCAAGAAGAACAAGAGCCCGCCGGTGCTGAGCCACGAGTTTGTGATCCAGAACCACGCCGACATGGTGTCGTGTTTGGCTATGATCATCCTGTTGGGCCTGATGTTTGAG GTGACGGCAAAGTTCGCCATCATGTTCATCACCGTCCAATACAACGTCACGCAGGTTCTAGGTGAGCAGAAGGTGaggtccaccaccagtgttGTTCCTCAATGTTTGTTTCCCGCTGTGGTTTTAGATGAGAGGCACGAGCCGGTGAACTTCTACCAGTACGGCCCCAAAGATGTGGCCACCGTGTTTTTTTACCTGCTTATAGCCGTCATCCTTCACGCCTTGATACAAGAATATATTCTTGAT AAAATGAACCGCCGGTTACATCTGTCGAAAACCAAACACAGCAAGTTCAACGAGTCCGGCCAACTGGCGGCATTCTACTTTTTCTCCTTCGCCTGGGGATGCAGCATCCTGACAGCG GAGGACTTTGCAACGAGCCCGACCTTCTTATGGGAAGGTtatccacacactcacatggt ATTTCAGGTGAAGTTCTTTTACATTTGCCAAATCGCTTATTGGCTCCACGCACTTCCTGAgctgtattttcaaaaaatacGAAAG GAAGACATCCCTCGTCAACTTTACTACATTTGCCTTTACGTTGTTCACATCACTGGTGCCTACATCTTAAA TCTGCACCGCCTGGGTCTGGTGCTGCTGGTTCCTCACTACTTGGTGGAGCTTTTGTTCCACGCTTCCCGCCTCTTCTACTTCAGTGATGAGAACAAACAAAAGGG TTTCACTCTCTGGGCGCTGCTCTTCGTCATCGCTCGCCTACTCACCCTCACCGTGTCGGTTCTCACCTTCGGTTTTGGGCTACCCCGAACAGAAAACCAAGGCTTTTCTCTCGCAGAAGGCAACTTTAACGTACTTACCATAAG GATGACTTGCCTGGCTGCGATCTGCCTGACACAAGCTTGGATGATGTGGAAATTCATCAACTTCCAGTTGAAGAAATGGCGGGAACACAGCCAGAACCAAGCCTCGAAGAAAAAGACAGTCAGTCCAAAGAACAAGCCTCATAAAAGAGACCCAGGAAAGG GAGGTTCTTCCAATGGAGTTGTGAAATCCGAGGATAAAACATCGCCACGGGCAAGAAAACCTAAAACCCTCGTCGGGTGA